A genomic segment from Chloroflexota bacterium encodes:
- a CDS encoding nucleotidyltransferase family protein, translating into MTSRMRPPRTLTCSHALRKLAANRLQLKRLGVEKIALYGSVARDEATPQSDVDVLVELAESFLTLVGYMDLCFYLEELFGRRVDVTTFRSIKPHMRDRVLADAVYLEMREDEPVGSGS; encoded by the coding sequence ATGACATCTAGAATGAGGCCGCCAAGAACGCTAACGTGTTCACACGCCCTGCGCAAGCTCGCAGCAAACCGATTGCAACTCAAGCGTCTCGGCGTAGAGAAGATCGCGCTCTATGGGTCGGTGGCACGAGATGAGGCCACTCCGCAGAGTGACGTGGATGTGCTGGTAGAGTTGGCCGAATCGTTTCTGACGCTGGTAGGCTACATGGACCTCTGTTTCTATCTGGAGGAGCTCTTCGGACGACGCGTTGACGTAACGACCTTCCGCAGCATCAAGCCCCACATGCGAGACCGCGTGTTGGCCGACGCCGTGTATCTGGAAATGCGAGAAGACGAGCCGGTAGGGTCCGGTTCTTGA
- a CDS encoding type II toxin-antitoxin system RelE/ParE family toxin produces MDVRFADNALARLETELSFRGRWPRAVVRAFRKRMQAIRAASDERVFYRLKSFHYEKLAGARSHQHSMRLNNQFRLIVEYEGKPPNKIVVVIAIEDYH; encoded by the coding sequence ATGGACGTACGCTTCGCGGACAACGCCCTAGCAAGGTTGGAGACCGAACTTTCTTTCCGTGGAAGATGGCCGCGAGCGGTAGTGAGAGCGTTTCGCAAACGTATGCAGGCTATACGCGCAGCCTCCGACGAGCGGGTATTCTACCGTTTGAAGTCCTTTCACTACGAGAAATTAGCAGGCGCGCGCAGCCATCAGCACTCTATGCGCTTGAATAACCAATTCCGGCTAATAGTTGAGTATGAAGGAAAGCCGCCCAATAAGATTGTCGTAGTGATTGCGATCGAAGACTATCACTGA
- a CDS encoding transcriptional regulator, translating into MPKRTVAEAFPPGEFIQDELESRGWSRTDLANIMGRTARLIDEIIAGKHCVSPDIARELGDAFGTGADFWLNLEAAYRRHTPLQTGDHGNRRQEERQVV; encoded by the coding sequence ATGCCCAAGAGGACGGTAGCTGAGGCGTTTCCACCTGGGGAATTCATACAGGACGAACTGGAGTCTCGCGGTTGGTCGCGCACCGACCTGGCAAACATCATGGGTCGTACTGCGCGCCTCATAGATGAGATCATCGCTGGCAAGCACTGCGTTTCACCGGACATAGCCAGAGAACTTGGCGATGCGTTCGGCACGGGCGCGGACTTCTGGCTGAACCTCGAAGCAGCGTATCGACGTCATACGCCGTTGCAGACAGGGGATCATGGCAACCGCCGGCAGGAAGAGCGGCAGGTCGTGTAG